The DNA sequence ATGCCAGCTCTTCTTCTTGTCTATCTTTACTGGATTTCTTCCCGGTTTCCACCAACCTTCCTTTCCTTTGCAACTTGGTTGATCTTTTTAAGCTGTCCTCTATATATATGCTTTGGTTAACTTGGTCAATTTAACAAGTTCTGTACAGCTTGAAAATTGAAACCTTGGGATCGATTGCAGATTTTTAATTGGTCAAACGGAGACTGCTAGCTAGCTTCTGGTTGTGGAaacttttgttttgggtttcgCTGGAACAAGGTTGAAGCTCGatctagaagaagaagatcattaTACACAGGACGTACGTGCGTGTTCGATCGAGTTAATTTGACGGCTATGGATTATTCTTCATGGACAAGTACACGTTTGGATCTTAATTCTAATCCTACAGGCCATGTTCTTGATGAGGCTTCGGTACGTAAAAAACTAATCTGGAATAATGCCCAGAAGTTCTTCATTATGGTATTATTCACTTAAATCGATGAACTTAGaattaagtttttctttttctttttctgtttttggtttCAGAACAAAGAGGTGGAAAGCAATTTTATAGACTTTGAAAGGAAGCTTTCAGTAAAACATGAAGAGGTCGGTTCCTCTTCTCTCTTTATATTCATGATTGAGTATTGATTAATCCCTTTTCTTGGCTGTCAATTGAAGTCCAAGGATTAGTACGTTTTAAgccaaacaaaaagaagaaagtgaagttagAGTGACTATTGATTGAAATATATTTCCAGGATGAATGCATGATGTTGTTAACTACGTATACGGTGCTAAAGTTTATTGTGTATTGATTTGTTCAGACTGGTGCTTTAATGGAGGAAATGAACCGTGTCAACGCGGAAAACAAGAAGCTAACCGAAATGTTGACGGTGATGTGCGAGAACTACAATGCTTTGCGAAGCCAATTGACGGATTATATGAGCAAGAACGTCCTCGAAAAGGATCCCAGCCCAACAAGGAAAAGAAAGTCCGAAAGCAGCAATAATGTCACCGGAATTCATGGAAATTCCGAGAGCAGCTCAACTGACGAGGAATCGTGCAAGAAACCCAGAGAGGAAGTCATCAAGGCAAAAATCTCAAGGGTTTATGTCAGGACTGAAGCATCCGATACAAGCCTTGTAAGTACTTGGGGTGAACTCTACAAGTCTTATACATACGTACATAATACAGATGTTTTCCTGACTATTttctttactatatatattgggcataaattgacatgatcatTTTCCTTTGCATGTATTTGCAGACTGTAAAGGACGGATATCATTGGAGGAAATATGGACAGAAGGTCACCAGAGACAATCCCTGTCCTAGAGCTTACTTCAAATGCTCATTTGCTCCAAGCTGCCCTGTTAAGAAGAAGGTGAGTGAAATTCGGTTATTAACTGTATATATTTCCAATCTCAAACCTCATAAATTAGCATATTTCATCCAACTCTcagagaataataataataattatcatgAACCACTTGGGActttgagatgttttattgtGACTAGCATACTT is a window from the Juglans regia cultivar Chandler chromosome 7, Walnut 2.0, whole genome shotgun sequence genome containing:
- the LOC108979107 gene encoding probable WRKY transcription factor 40, whose protein sequence is MDYSSWTSTRLDLNSNPTGHVLDEASNKEVESNFIDFERKLSVKHEETGALMEEMNRVNAENKKLTEMLTVMCENYNALRSQLTDYMSKNVLEKDPSPTRKRKSESSNNVTGIHGNSESSSTDEESCKKPREEVIKAKISRVYVRTEASDTSLTVKDGYHWRKYGQKVTRDNPCPRAYFKCSFAPSCPVKKKVQRSVEDQSVLVATYEGEHNHPHSSQLEATSGSSRCVTLGSQPGSASLSLSGPTVALGLAKSKSSSIDTKQSKPRIDSPEVRKFLVEQMASSLTKDPNFTAALAAAISGRILPQNPTGKW